One Candidatus Gastranaerophilales bacterium DNA window includes the following coding sequences:
- the rsfS gene encoding ribosome silencing factor has translation MEEISAYKFACTIARALDNKKGYNIAILNISNVSVLADYFVIVSADTSTQVKAMSDFVKDKVKELFNRKPCGDEKDTKNRWNLLDYGDVVVHILHREERETYAIEKFWNHAFTVEEEKWMIESEIFQDMLLK, from the coding sequence ATGGAAGAAATAAGCGCATATAAGTTTGCTTGTACTATTGCAAGAGCTTTGGATAATAAAAAAGGATATAATATTGCGATTTTAAACATAAGCAATGTGTCCGTTTTAGCTGATTATTTTGTTATAGTCAGCGCTGATACCTCTACTCAGGTTAAAGCGATGAGCGATTTTGTAAAAGATAAAGTTAAAGAGCTTTTTAACAGAAAACCCTGCGGTGATGAAAAAGATACAAAAAACAGATGGAATTTGTTGGATTACGGCGATGTGGTTGTTCATATTCTTCATAGAGAAGAGCGTGAAACTTATGCTATAGAGAAGTTTTGGAATCACGCTTTTACGGTGGAAGAAGAAAAATGGATGATTGAATCCGAGATTTTTCAGGATATGCTTTTAAAGTAA
- the thrB gene encoding homoserine kinase: MKVSVKVPATSANIGPGFDCFGIALPMYNIVTIEELVDPNAGIQINVFSDEFDIGEFHIPTDKSNIVYRAVDLLFTYIGQTPHSMRINIQSNIPLAKGLGSSASVIVGGLMATNELLGSPADEDTILSIATEIEGHPDNISAAVKGGFVLSSAESDGSVTTRKLDWPRQWKLLIGIPDYELSTSISRSVLPEKVSLSDAAFNARRAAMLVEAIHLKDAALMKLAMKDRLHQPYRMKLVPGLDEIITNLKHVDNVLGCALSGAGPSILVVCSDSELGDVKKIIKETWSNYSVNTDIRVVDVEPNGAKLL; encoded by the coding sequence ATGAAAGTAAGTGTAAAAGTCCCTGCAACTTCTGCAAATATAGGACCGGGCTTTGACTGTTTTGGGATAGCGCTTCCTATGTATAATATTGTTACCATTGAAGAATTGGTTGACCCGAATGCGGGGATACAAATTAATGTGTTTTCTGATGAGTTTGATATAGGTGAATTTCATATTCCTACGGATAAATCTAATATTGTCTATCGGGCGGTAGATTTGCTTTTTACTTATATAGGGCAAACCCCCCATTCCATGAGAATTAATATCCAGTCAAATATCCCGCTGGCAAAAGGACTGGGTAGTTCCGCTTCGGTTATTGTAGGCGGATTGATGGCTACTAATGAGCTTTTGGGTTCGCCTGCCGATGAAGATACGATTTTGTCCATAGCAACAGAAATTGAAGGTCATCCGGATAATATTTCAGCTGCTGTTAAAGGAGGTTTTGTATTATCCAGCGCCGAAAGCGACGGCAGCGTAACAACAAGAAAACTTGATTGGCCAAGACAGTGGAAACTTTTAATAGGTATTCCGGATTATGAGCTTTCTACTTCTATTTCGCGTTCTGTCTTGCCCGAAAAAGTCAGTTTGTCTGATGCCGCTTTTAATGCAAGGCGGGCTGCTATGTTAGTTGAAGCTATACATTTAAAGGATGCTGCTTTGATGAAACTTGCAATGAAAGACAGGCTGCATCAGCCTTACAGAATGAAATTAGTTCCGGGGCTTGATGAAATTATCACTAATTTAAAACATGTCGATAATGTTTTGGGCTGTGCGCTAAGCGGTGCGGGTCCGAGTATTTTGGTTGTGTGTTCTGATAGTGAGCTTGGCGATGTTAAAAAAATAATTAAAGAAACCTGGAGTAATTACAGTGTTAATACTGATATAAGGGTAGTGGATGTAGAGCCTAACGGCGCAAAATTATTATAA